A DNA window from Mytilus edulis chromosome 14, xbMytEdul2.2, whole genome shotgun sequence contains the following coding sequences:
- the LOC139504087 gene encoding uncharacterized protein encodes MPEITVYKTYITNSGRPTLFEPCQSKIKVETDLFIKTDKDNKIGLSVDDTRFLRLMDSEFEKDTDGHWTAPLPFRKNIQPLPDNKALALKRANSLDMNLRRNPTKLEHVKLFMDKIFERGHAEKAPSLLPNDKRWYLPMFRVYHPRKPESIRVVFDSSAQFGDVALNDVLMSGPDLSNSLQGVLLRFRRERVAVTADVEQMFHNVRVKTDHRNYLRFLWHPNSDLSKPLEEFRMTVHVFGNSPSPAVDTYGLRRSVQTASLDVQKFVSKNFYVDDGLISCSSVSEVVDLVKNTQSELLKGYTKSRRTQQKYLNNLLKMILRKT; translated from the coding sequence ATGCCTGAAATAACTGTATACAAAACATACATCACAAATAGCGGTCGACCAACATTATTTGAACCTTGTCAAAGTAAAATTAAGGTTGAAAccgatttatttataaaaacagatAAGGATAACAAAATAGGACTTTCAGTGGACGATACACGTTTTCTAAGGTTAATGGACTCGGAGTTTGAAAAAGACACTGATGGGCATTGGACCGCACCTTTGCCATTTCGTAAGAATATTCAACCATTGCCAGATAACAAAGCTCTTGCGTTAAAACGCGCCAATTCTCTTGACATGAATTTGCGCCGTAATCCTACTAAGTTGGAACATGTGAAGTTGTTTATGGACAAAATATTTGAACGTGGTCATGCTGAAAAAGCACCAAGTCTATTACCGAATGATAAGCGATGGTATTTGCCCATGTTCCGGGTATACCATCCTCGAAAGCCAGAATCTATCAGAGTTGTTTTTGATTCGTCCGCTCAATTTGGAGATGTAGCCCTCAATGATGTGTTAATGTCGGGTCCAGACTTGTCGAATAGTCTGCAAGGAGTTCTGCTTAGGTTTCGTCGTGAACGCGTTGCAGTAACCGCTGATGTGGAACAAATGTTTCATAACGTCCGTGTTAAGACCGATCATCGCAACTATCTTCGTTTCTTATGGCACCCAAATAGTGATTTAAGTAAACCTCTGGAGGAGTTTAGAATGACAGTTCATGTATTTGGCAACAGCCCTTCACCAGCTGTTGACACATATGGTTTGCGTAGATCTGTCCAAACCGCATCTCTAGACGTTCAGAAATTTGTATCTAAGAACTTCTACGTCGATGATGGACTAATAAGTTGTTCAAGTGTGAGCGAAGTCGTTGATTTAGTGAAGAATACACAAAGTGAATTGTTGAAAGGCTACACAAAATCGCGTCGAACTCAACAGAAGTACTTAAACAATTTGCTAAAGATGATCTTACGAAAGACTTGA
- the LOC139504089 gene encoding uncharacterized protein: MRRKSGDKSAVTTEEAERVALKHVQNECFHTELEAIGCGQNLPKNISLISLNPILDNNGVLRVGGRIRHMLTKDDNTADLPLDKHPYIIPRNHHVAILLIRHYHAKVQHQGRTKTEGAIRSAGLWRLGVKRKVNSVIHNCVLCRKLRGKLGWNQLADLPADRLQVDAPFTYIGLSVFGPWQVIVRRTHAASSSNKRWGLLLTCLVSRAIHVELIEELSSASFINALRRFIALRGPIKDRGTNFIGAAKELNIVSEFVEDTPMKQFLSDNEIVWIFNPPHASHFGGMWERMIGSCRRILDSLLLQNKSKDLTHEVLSTLMCKVSAMVNSRPLVPVSSDHENPSVISPSILLTQKPASSSGSFGQVEFGTKDAMRSQWKLVQYLADQFWSRWQTEYIDSLQARPKWKSGGDNFLEGDVILMRKTELPRSQWPLGVIDKVFESDDS; this comes from the coding sequence ATGCGTAGAAAAAGTGGCGACAAATCAGCTGTTACAACAGAGGAAGCTGAACGTGTGGCTTTAAAACATGTGCAAAACGAATGTTTTCACACGGAACTTGAAGCAATAGGATGTGGTCAGAATTTACCGAAGAATATTTCGTTAATATCACTCAACCCAATCTTAGATAACAATGGTGTCTTGCGAGTTGGAGGTCGTATCAGACATATGCTTACTAAGGACGATAATACTGCAGACTTGCCACTAGACAAACATCCGTATATTATACCGAGAAACCACCATGTCGCAATTCTTCTCATAAGACATTATCATGCGAAGGTTCAACATCAGGGCAGGACAAAGACCGAAGGCGCAATACGTTCTGCTGGTTTATGGAGATTAGGCGTTAAGCGAAAAGTCAATAGTGTCATCCATAATTGTGTACTTTGCAGGAAATTACGTGGCAAGTTAGGTTGGAATCAACTGGCAGACCTGCCAGCTGACAGGTTACAAGTTGATGCACCGTTCACTTATATAGGTTTAAGTGTTTTCGGTCCATGGCAAGTTATTGTCCGTCGAACACACGCAGCAAGTTCTTCAAACAAACGTTGGGGTCTATTATTGACATGCTTAGTATCTCGTGCAATACATGTGGAACTTATTGAGGAATTAAGTAGTGCCTCTTTTATTAACGCTTTGCGAAGATTTATTGCTTTGCGTGGACCAATTAAGGACCGTGGTACTAATTTCATAGGTGCTGCGAAGGAGCTTAATATTGTATCAGAATTCGTTGAAGACACTCCGATGAAGCAGTTTTTATCAGACAATGAAATAGTTTGGATTTTCAACCCCCCTCATGCATCACATTTTGGTGGTATGTGGGAGCGAATGATAGGCTCATGTAGACGTATTCTAGATTCATTGTTATTGCAAAATAAGTCCAAGGATTTAACACATGAAGTACTTTCAACATTAATGTGCAAAGTCAGTGCCATGGTCAATTCGAGGCCATTGGTTCCAGTTTCTAGTGATCATGAAAACCCGTCAGTTATTTCGCCATCTATTCTTTTAACTCAGAAGCCTGCGTCGTCAAGTGGATCTTTTGGACAAGTCGAATTCGGAACAAAGGATGCGATGCGAAGCCAGTGGAAACTTGTTCAGTATCTAGCCGATCAATTCTGGTCTCGTTGGCAAACAGAGTACATCGATAGCCTTCAGGCTCGTCCGAAATGGAAATCTGGAGGTGATAATTTCCTTGAAGGTGATGTCATTCTCATGCGGAAGACCGAGCTTCCTAGAAGTCAATGGCCACTTGGTGTTATTGACAAAGTATTTGAAAGTGATGATTCTTAA